In Parasegetibacter sp. NRK P23, the genomic stretch CCTTCCAGTTGGCGTGCATGGCCTGGTCGGAAGGAAATATAGGCGCGAGCTTGGGAATGATTCCCTCGCGGTAAAGCCATTCGTGGTAATGGTTCTGCGGGAAGTTCCACAAAGCGGTATGACAACCGATGCTGGTGATATCGGAATACGTTCTACCCGTAAAAAGGTAAGTAATGTATTGGGGAAGGTGCAGCGAGAAGCGGATCTTTTCAAACAGCGCCGGCTTCCTGCTCTTCAGCCAGTACAACTGCAGCCCCGAGTTCAGGTTACCCAAAGTTGGCGATGCCGTGTGCATGGAAAAAGTAACCGCGCCATTGTACCGGCCGTAGAACTCGGCTTCCAGTTCTTTTGGAAATGGCTTGAGGTAATTGTAAAGGGGCGCCACCGCTTCCCCATTCTTATCGATGTGCACGAAACTCGCCCCGTAAGTGGACACGTTCACCGCTTTTACCAGGATGTCTTTCCGTTGGAAAAGTTCATCCATGGAGTCGCGTACCCATTTGGTGAGGGCTTGCAGGTTTTCGCAGGCATCACCATCGTCATCGGTGGTTTCTTCGAATTTGGAAGAAGTTTCTTCCACCACATTATAAGATTCATCAAAGAGGAATCTTTTTTTGTTGGTTTTGCCGATATCGAAGATGGCGATAACCGGTATGGGCGATATGTTGTTTGTTGCTGGCATGGGTTATGGCATGCGGTGTTATTTTTTCTCGCAATTGCTTCGTGCCTCGCAGCTGCAAAGACGCAAAGGGTTGTTGAGTTTGGGTCGTGTTGGTGCTTTGGTTAAATGCGTATGATTTATTGCAAATTTTTTATTTATTTAAATTGGTGTTGGTTCTTAAAAGCGTATCGGAGCATTTGCCGCTTCAAACAAAAAGTTTCGTTCCTTGCGTCCTTGCTCCTTTGCGTCTTTGCGTGACCTACAACCCGGTTGAAACAGCTTTCTGACCACGATTCTTTATGAGTTCTTCCCGCACCTTCAGTTCACGGAACAATTTCAGGGGTTGCAACGCGGCGCCGGAACGAAGCCTGGCCTCAGCTACCAACGGACGCACATCGGTTCTGTAAGCGCCCTGCAATATTTCCTGGGCCAGCACCACATCATTGTTTTCCTGTGCCTGCTTCAGTGCGGCATTGTCTACCAGTAATGCCTGTGCGTAAGCGATCTGGATGGCTTCCACCGACTGCAGCAGGTCTTCCAGGGGATCCTTCACATTGTGGGAGGCATCTATCATCCAGGCGAGATCGGTGGCGTGGTTCATACCACGGGCATCCATGCCTTCCACGAGCTCCTTGAAAATGAGGAAGAGCTGGTAGGGGTTGATGCTTCCAACGGTAAGGTCATCATCGCCGTATTTAGAATCGTTGAAGTGGAACCCGCCAAGTTTGCCTTCCATCAGCAACAAAGCAACGATCTGCTCAATGTTGGCATTGGGGAGGTGGTGGCCCAGGTCAACAAGGGTATAAGCCTGCGGACCAAGTTTCTGTGCGTACAATAAAGACTGTCCCCAATCGCCTACGGTCATGGAGTAGAAATTCGGTTCGAAGGCTTTGTATTCCACGAACATTTTCCAGTTGGCGGGGAGTGCAGCGTAAATTTCTTTCAACCCTTCCAAAGTACGTTCGTACGCCTGGCGGAAGTTGAGTTGACCGGGGAAGCAGGACCCATCGGAGAGCCATACGGTGAGGGAATCGGAACCCAGTTCCACCCCATGTTTAATCACTTCAATATTGTGTTCGATGGCCTGTTGGCGCACGGCTTTGTCTACGTGTTGCAGTGAACCGAATTTGTAGCTCAGTTCCTGTGTGGGCTGGTCCTGGAATGTGTTTGAATTTACGGCATCGAAGCGCAGGCCTTTTTGTGCGGCCAGTGCGCGGATGTGTTGCGCATTCTCGGGGATATCCCAGGGAATATGCAGGGATATCGCGCCACTGGAGCGGTTCAATTGCTGTAACAGTCCTACATCTTCAATTTTTTCTTCGAGGTTACGGGGTTCGCCTCCGCCGGAGAATCTTCCGAAGCGGGTGCCGCCTGTGCCCAATGCCCAACTGGGGATGGCCACCTGGAAATCGACCAGCTTTTTCAGGATATCCTCTTTATTTACGAGGTCTGCTGAAACATGGTCGAAGCCTCTTTTATGGGCCTTCAGTTCCGCATCGTTGTGGGCATCCAGTTGGTATTGTTGAATTTGCATGGTAAAGAATTAAGCGAGGTGAAAAACTTGTTTTAAGGTAATGCTTACCGGCGAATTATCGGGGTTGGAGGCCATGATATCTTTCATGTACGCCCACCATTTTTTCATCACCGGCTGCTCCGGGAGACGATCTACCGCATCCTGGTCGGCCACGAGCATGGTGGCGAAGAGGATATTCGTTTCTTCATCCAGGAAGATGGAATAGTCGGATATGCCGGCCTGCTTCAGGAGGTCCTGAAGTTCGGACCATATTTCATCGTGGCGTTTTTTGTAGGCTGCTTCATTGCCGGGATGAAGGAGCATTTTAAAGGCAACTCGTTTCATTATTTTCATTTCTCGCAACGGCGCAACGACGCAACGAAGCAAGGTTTATAACATTCATTTTTTATTTCATTCATAAACGTACGAAGCATTTATGCTGAGTTCATTCCTGGCGCATCTAAACTCAGTGGCCAATATATCAGGAAGTGGCGGAAACATCCAACCAGGAACATACAGCACGTTCTAACGTTGCGCCGTAGCGCCGTTGCGAGAACCATCCCTCTCCCTGCGAGACTGCGAGAAATGTA encodes the following:
- a CDS encoding TIM barrel protein, with product MQIQQYQLDAHNDAELKAHKRGFDHVSADLVNKEDILKKLVDFQVAIPSWALGTGGTRFGRFSGGGEPRNLEEKIEDVGLLQQLNRSSGAISLHIPWDIPENAQHIRALAAQKGLRFDAVNSNTFQDQPTQELSYKFGSLQHVDKAVRQQAIEHNIEVIKHGVELGSDSLTVWLSDGSCFPGQLNFRQAYERTLEGLKEIYAALPANWKMFVEYKAFEPNFYSMTVGDWGQSLLYAQKLGPQAYTLVDLGHHLPNANIEQIVALLLMEGKLGGFHFNDSKYGDDDLTVGSINPYQLFLIFKELVEGMDARGMNHATDLAWMIDASHNVKDPLEDLLQSVEAIQIAYAQALLVDNAALKQAQENNDVVLAQEILQGAYRTDVRPLVAEARLRSGAALQPLKLFRELKVREELIKNRGQKAVSTGL
- the rhaM gene encoding L-rhamnose mutarotase yields the protein MKRVAFKMLLHPGNEAAYKKRHDEIWSELQDLLKQAGISDYSIFLDEETNILFATMLVADQDAVDRLPEQPVMKKWWAYMKDIMASNPDNSPVSITLKQVFHLA